CATGCTCCGACTGGACGACCTCGAAAATGCCGCGCGCCTGTTCGAACGCGCGGGCATGGGAAGCGAAGCCGCTGAAGCTCTCATCAACGCCCGCGGTCGACGCCCGAAGGTACTCAAACGCGCCGCGGAACTGTACGAGAGCGCGGGAGACCTCGAATCGGCCGCCGATTGCCTTGCGGGTGCCAAGGAACACCGCCGGGCGGCAGAGTTGTACGAAGGCCTGGGGCGCCACGCCCGGGCTGCACAGGAATACGAGCAGGATAGTGTTTGGGAACGAGCCGCCGCCTGCTACGAACAGGCGGGTGCACTCGCGCAAGCACGCGCCAACTACGATCGAGCGGGCGATCGGGTGCGCTCGGCGGCCGTCGCCCAGGAAGAGGGAAACTTCCTGGAAGCCGGACAGGCCTTCTACGAGGTTGGAGCCTACGAACGAGCTATCGAAGCCCTGCAGCGCATCCTCGACCAGTCGGAGCAAGCTCATCCAGGTGCCCGCGTACAGGCGCGAATCTTCGTCGAAAAAGGCTTGCTGGATCGCGCGCGTGAACGCATCCACTGGCTGGGGCGCGACGAGCCTCATTGCAAGGACGACCTGGAAGTCATGCTCATGCTGGCAAACGCGTACGAGCGGATCGCCGACGCACCGGCAGCACTGGAGATCTTCGAGCGCATCTCTGCGGTCGACGCCGAATACGGCGATGTGGCCCTGCGCATGGAACGCCTGCAGGACCGCGCGTGGTGTGGTTCCTCGACCACCCTGAGCGACGGCGCCGCCGAACGCTACGAGTTGCGCAATGAGATCGGGCGCGGTGGGATGGGCGTCGTCTACCTGGCCTGGGACAAGGACCTCGAGCGCACGGTCGCGATCAAGTTCTTGCCCGATGAACTCGCCAGCAACGAAGAAGCGGTGAAGATGTTCCGCGGTGAAGCACGAGCCGCCGCCGCCATGAACCATCCGAACATCGTTCACATCTACGACGTGGCCATCGTCGATGGAAAGCCGTGCATCGTCATGGAGTACGTTCAGGGCCGCACCGTCCGCCAGATCATGCGCGTCCAGGGAACGAACAAGAAGAAGCCTCTACCTGCAGCACGTGTCGCCGAAGCCGCTCGCGACATCAGCGAAGCACTCGCGTATGCGCACACCTCGAATGTGATCCACCGCGACGTAAAAC
This bacterium DNA region includes the following protein-coding sequences:
- a CDS encoding protein kinase → MPTDQLIVAAPLFGAAVALTAVWMLSRFKLRPGKAQTPEEEIAALVEAGDFEGAANRLSALGEPGQALELYEQAGNRSKVAHCHLAMKQPGQAAQVYRDLGRHAEAAHYFQAAGEWVAAAEALVILDCEREAAELYERAGELQRAAQLMLRLDDLENAARLFERAGMGSEAAEALINARGRRPKVLKRAAELYESAGDLESAADCLAGAKEHRRAAELYEGLGRHARAAQEYEQDSVWERAAACYEQAGALAQARANYDRAGDRVRSAAVAQEEGNFLEAGQAFYEVGAYERAIEALQRILDQSEQAHPGARVQARIFVEKGLLDRARERIHWLGRDEPHCKDDLEVMLMLANAYERIADAPAALEIFERISAVDAEYGDVALRMERLQDRAWCGSSTTLSDGAAERYELRNEIGRGGMGVVYLAWDKDLERTVAIKFLPDELASNEEAVKMFRGEARAAAAMNHPNIVHIYDVAIVDGKPCIVMEYVQGRTVRQIMRVQGTNKKKPLPAARVAEAARDISEALAYAHTSNVIHRDVKPANMLIAPNGTVKLMDFGISKVLEAGVEGLTKAKGTPQYMPPEQILGREIDARTDLYALGISMFEMATGRRPFGGEDVVDKQLHASLPDPRDQVPDLPEALVEIIQKATEKAPSDRFNSATQMAAALSAFLERD